The DNA segment TCCGCCATGCCAGCCAGGTCACTGGCCGCGAGCGGCTGCTCGACGAACGCCGGATCGTATGGCGCCAGCAGCCGGATCGCACGCCGCGCCTCGGCCCTGGTCCAGCCGCAGTTGGCGTCGACGCCGAGGAAACCGTCCGGGCCGACGATTTCCCGGGCCAGTGCCATCCGCCTGACATCGCCGTCGACTCCGAGGCCGACTTTCACCTTGAACGCGCGAAATCCCGCGGAGGCGGCCGCCGCCTGCACCTTGCGCAGGTGCTCGTCGTCGCCGGACAGTGAGAGCTTGATCGGCACCTCGCGACGATACGGACCGCCGAGCGCCTCCACCAGCGGCACGTCGAGCGTGCGCGCGTACGCGTCCCAGAGCGCGATCGCCACACCGGCCTTGGTAAAGGGATTTCCGGCGATCAGCCGGTCCATTGTGGACTCGAGCGCGCCGACCGGAGTCAGCGGCGCACCGACCAGCGCCGGCGCGATGATCCGGCGGACGAAATGCTCCGCCGTCGTGCCGTCCTCACCGCTCCACAGCGGCGTGGCGCTGACCTCGCCGAAACCGGTGATGCCGTCGCTGGTCATCACACGTACGAGCAGGAAGTCGGACTTGTCGTGTGCGCCTTTGGCGCCCTGCACGACCAGGTCGGGATGCGCCCGAAGGTGCACCTGAGCGGTGTCGATGGCGGCGATCTTGCTCATGACAGCCCCAAAAGTCGCGCCGGGTTGTCGACAAGCATGGCCTGCCGGGCGGCCGCGCTGATCCCCCAACCGTCGATCTCGGCGACGCGCGCCACGGCGTAGTCCTGGCTGGCCTTCTCACTGAGGCCGGCGTCGGTGCCGAAAAGAATCTTGTCGATCGGGCCGTTTTCCAGGATGTGCCTGGCCGCGTACGGTGGCGTGCCGCAAATGCACAGGTAGAGGTTGTCGGTTTCCTGCGTGGCGGCCAAAGCTTCGCGCCAGGTGTCGTGCAGGCCG comes from the Fodinicola acaciae genome and includes:
- a CDS encoding mandelate racemase/muconate lactonizing enzyme family protein; the encoded protein is MSKIAAIDTAQVHLRAHPDLVVQGAKGAHDKSDFLLVRVMTSDGITGFGEVSATPLWSGEDGTTAEHFVRRIIAPALVGAPLTPVGALESTMDRLIAGNPFTKAGVAIALWDAYARTLDVPLVEALGGPYRREVPIKLSLSGDDEHLRKVQAAAASAGFRAFKVKVGLGVDGDVRRMALAREIVGPDGFLGVDANCGWTRAEARRAIRLLAPYDPAFVEQPLAASDLAGMAELRGEGFPVVADESVFGMTDLVRVVEARAADVVSVYVGKSGGPGRAVELGRTAAAFGLGTLIGSNGELGLGAAAQLHVACALPELTTEFPSDIIGAHYYAEDILASPLDSDGRFVRLPDAPGLGVRPREDVLSLFEEKS